In Bacillota bacterium, a genomic segment contains:
- a CDS encoding aminotransferase class I/II-fold pyridoxal phosphate-dependent enzyme — MKRDFVSPLVKSLPPSGIRRFFDLVAEMDDVVSLGIGEPDFVTPWRIREAAIHSLKQGYTMYTSNQGLPELRKAISDYWFERRGIRYDYRREILITVGVSEALDLLMRAVLSPGDEVIMAEPSYVSYQPTVLLAGGVPRTVPTTLEDGFQLKAAAIEKVITDRTKVILLCSPNNPTGVTLQREVLADIARLAVKYDLLVVADEIYCELVYDEDYVSISQMPGMVDRVIVLNGFSKAFAMTGWRLGYAMGREDVIAAMNKIHQYTMLCASITSQKAALEALRNGQRDREDMHQQYSERRRLIVHGLNEMGLDCLLPQGAFYVFPSIRATGLDSETFCERLLKEEKVAVVPGTAFGASGEGFVRCSYAASIAEIQEALTRMERFVRRYRRGACASSEGV; from the coding sequence ATGAAACGTGATTTTGTCTCTCCTTTAGTAAAATCTCTACCTCCTTCTGGGATAAGGCGTTTTTTTGATCTGGTGGCTGAGATGGACGATGTGGTCTCCCTCGGAATCGGTGAACCGGATTTTGTCACCCCGTGGCGGATCAGGGAGGCCGCGATCCATTCCTTGAAGCAAGGGTATACCATGTATACGTCTAACCAGGGACTGCCGGAACTCCGCAAGGCCATCAGCGATTATTGGTTCGAACGCCGGGGTATTCGCTATGATTACCGCCGGGAGATCCTGATTACCGTGGGGGTCAGTGAGGCCCTTGATCTTCTGATGCGGGCGGTCCTTAGTCCCGGGGATGAGGTAATCATGGCGGAACCAAGCTATGTTTCTTACCAACCTACGGTTCTTTTGGCCGGTGGTGTTCCCCGCACTGTGCCCACCACATTGGAGGATGGGTTTCAGTTGAAGGCAGCCGCCATAGAGAAAGTGATTACGGACCGCACGAAGGTGATTCTACTGTGCAGTCCTAACAATCCCACCGGTGTCACATTGCAGAGGGAAGTGTTGGCGGATATTGCCCGACTGGCCGTTAAATACGATCTTTTGGTGGTAGCGGACGAGATCTATTGTGAGTTGGTCTATGATGAGGATTATGTTAGTATTTCCCAAATGCCTGGGATGGTGGATCGGGTGATCGTCCTCAACGGTTTTTCCAAGGCCTTTGCGATGACCGGTTGGCGGCTGGGTTATGCTATGGGTCGTGAGGATGTGATCGCAGCGATGAACAAGATCCACCAATACACCATGTTGTGTGCTTCGATCACCAGTCAGAAGGCGGCCCTCGAGGCCTTGCGCAACGGCCAGCGGGATCGGGAAGATATGCATCAGCAGTATAGTGAACGGCGGCGGTTGATTGTGCATGGGCTGAATGAGATGGGGCTGGATTGTCTGTTGCCCCAAGGGGCCTTCTATGTGTTTCCCTCGATCCGGGCCACGGGACTCGATTCGGAAACCTTCTGCGAGCGTTTGTTGAAGGAGGAGAAAGTGGCGGTGGTGCCAGGAACGGCCTTTGGGGCCAGTGGTGAGGGCTTTGTACGCTGCTCCTATGCCGCCAGTATCGCGGAGATTCAAGAGGCACTTACCCGTATGGAGCGATTTGTGCGCCGATACAGAAGGGGAGCATGTGCCAGTAGTGAGGGGGTTTAG
- a CDS encoding glutamate-5-semialdehyde dehydrogenase gives MESYVKGIAQQAKAASRLLASLSSEQKNRALLAMAQAIEENVQEILAANAEDVQAAKEKGISGALLDRLTLTPQRVQDMADGLRDVAALPDPVGEIEQMWLRPNGLQIGRMRVPLGVVGVIYEARPNVTVDAAGLCLKSGNAVVLRGSGEALNSNRMITQVISRGAVDSGLPEEAVGLIDEASREGVTAMLKLNECIDVLIPRGGAGLIRTVVDQATIPVIATGMGNCHIYIDRAADLNMALEVVLNAKTQRPGVCNAVETLLVHEEVAEALLPRLAEKLAEAGVEVRGCARSLEIVPQWDRATEEDWDTEYLDLILAVRVVDGYDTAVEHITRHGTQHSECIITQDYSVARRFLREVDAAAVYVNASTRFTDGGQFGLGAEMGISTQKLHARGPMGLRELTTVKYIILGEGQVRR, from the coding sequence ATTGAGAGTTATGTAAAGGGTATCGCACAACAGGCCAAGGCCGCAAGTCGCCTGTTGGCCTCCCTGTCCAGTGAGCAGAAGAATCGGGCGTTGTTGGCTATGGCCCAGGCCATCGAGGAGAATGTTCAGGAGATCCTCGCCGCCAATGCCGAAGATGTGCAAGCGGCCAAGGAGAAGGGTATTTCCGGGGCCCTTTTGGACCGATTGACCTTAACGCCCCAACGGGTGCAGGATATGGCGGACGGCCTTCGGGATGTGGCAGCACTGCCGGATCCCGTGGGGGAGATTGAGCAGATGTGGCTACGGCCCAATGGTCTGCAGATTGGCCGAATGCGGGTTCCCTTGGGCGTGGTAGGTGTCATTTACGAGGCTAGGCCCAATGTTACCGTGGATGCCGCTGGGTTATGCCTGAAGTCAGGCAATGCCGTGGTATTGCGAGGCAGTGGCGAGGCTTTGAATTCCAACCGCATGATTACCCAGGTAATTAGTCGCGGGGCTGTGGACAGTGGCCTGCCGGAGGAGGCTGTCGGCTTGATCGATGAGGCTAGCCGGGAGGGCGTCACCGCCATGCTGAAATTGAACGAGTGCATTGATGTGCTGATTCCCCGGGGGGGTGCGGGGCTGATTCGTACCGTTGTGGACCAGGCCACGATCCCTGTGATTGCCACCGGCATGGGCAACTGCCATATCTACATAGACCGGGCGGCCGATCTGAACATGGCCTTGGAAGTGGTGCTGAACGCCAAGACCCAACGGCCTGGGGTGTGCAATGCGGTGGAGACCCTTTTGGTACACGAAGAAGTGGCGGAAGCTTTATTGCCGCGTTTGGCGGAGAAGTTAGCCGAGGCAGGGGTGGAAGTGCGAGGGTGTGCTAGGTCCTTGGAGATCGTACCCCAGTGGGATAGGGCCACCGAGGAAGATTGGGATACGGAATATCTGGATCTGATTCTGGCGGTGCGGGTGGTGGACGGGTACGATACTGCGGTGGAGCATATTACCCGGCACGGGACCCAACACTCGGAGTGTATTATTACCCAGGATTATTCTGTGGCTCGGAGATTCCTGCGGGAGGTGGATGCCGCGGCTGTTTATGTCAACGCGTCTACCCGCTTCACCGATGGTGGACAGTTTGGCCTGGGGGCTGAGATGGGGATCAGTACCCAAAAACTGCATGCCCGGGGTCCGATGGGTTTGAGGGAACTGACCACGGTGAAGTATATCATCTTGGGCGAGGGACAGGTGCGGCGTTAG
- a CDS encoding Lrp/AsnC family transcriptional regulator: protein MYYQKKLSSGTLAVVEAELKGFKTNRAGCTTGYGNGFCICYNVKQNLSLEGSDGLKKRILEILEQDDRISPKDIAIMLNLPEEEVVEQIAQMEEQGIIVKYHALVNWEKVDDDLVEAMIAVEVEPERDVGFDDIAERISNFPEVRALYLMSGSYDLSVFVTGRDIREVARFVSTKLATIDRVKSTVTYFVLKKYKQEGVLLDGKVKPKRMAVSP from the coding sequence ATGTATTACCAGAAAAAATTGTCTTCGGGAACCCTAGCGGTTGTGGAAGCCGAACTAAAGGGCTTCAAAACCAATAGGGCAGGTTGTACAACTGGGTATGGTAACGGCTTCTGCATATGCTATAATGTTAAGCAAAACCTCAGCTTGGAAGGAAGTGATGGCTTGAAGAAACGGATCCTGGAAATATTGGAGCAAGATGACCGGATTTCTCCCAAAGATATAGCCATCATGCTAAATCTGCCGGAAGAAGAAGTTGTCGAGCAGATCGCTCAGATGGAGGAGCAGGGGATTATTGTTAAGTACCATGCCCTGGTCAACTGGGAAAAAGTCGACGATGATTTGGTGGAAGCGATGATCGCCGTTGAGGTGGAGCCGGAGCGGGACGTGGGTTTCGATGATATTGCCGAACGGATCAGTAATTTCCCCGAGGTGAGGGCCCTGTACCTCATGTCCGGCAGCTATGATCTGTCGGTGTTTGTCACCGGAAGGGATATTCGCGAAGTGGCGCGATTTGTCTCCACCAAGCTGGCCACCATCGACCGGGTTAAAAGTACGGTAACCTACTTTGTGCTGAAGAAATACAAACAAGAGGGCGTCCTGCTGGATGGAAAGGTGAAACCAAAGAGGATGGCGGTGTCTCCATGA